In bacterium, the DNA window CCCTTGAGCGCTTTTTCGACCGCTTGTTGCGGGTGGAAACACGCGTTCGCGTATAGCTCCCCCTCGAGCAACTTTTGGCACGCGCGGAGTTCGCGTTCCGCGAACTCAAACCACGGCTGCCATTCCGGCGTCATACACCACCCGCCCTTTCGCGACTACCTCTTCCCGGAAAAACCGGCGCCCCTCGCTCATTCGCTCGAACTCGGCCGGGCTATAAACGACGACGTCTGCGGCAAGCCGCGGCCTGGTGAGTCTCGCGACGTCGTCGATCCGGTTCATGGATTTCGTCTCCGTCTCTTTTATGATTACTAAGTCCAAGTCCGACCACTCGCCGACCTCCCCCGTCGCGAGCGAGCCGAAGATGATTACCTTCTCGGCGCCGTACTCGTGGATGAGGAGCGGGAGGATGCGGGCGAGCTCCGCCTCCAGCGCGGCCTTGCGTTTTTCGTGTACGGCGGTAATCATAGCGAAGGGCGCCCCTCGAAGCGCCCTCCATAATAACCCACGGCGCGCGGCCGGTCAACGGCTACAACGACGCGCCGGCCCCCTTCGTCCACGCCGGCGCGGTATCGGGCCGGTTAGAGGCCGGGTCGGCGCGGTCGAGGCCGATTACGGCTAATTTGGGGTCGCTATTCATCTTCAACTCCGTCAGGTTCCTTGTCGGCGTCGTTCTCGTGCCCGTGGCGCTTTTCCTCGAGGCGCTCCGCTATCAATGTACCCACCAGGCCGCCGACGAGGACCGCGACGTACAGGACGCCTATGACCGACTCGAATACCGCCAATACCTGGGCGAAGTGCGTGAGCGGCGTGATGTTGCCGTAGCCGAGCGTCGTTAACGTCGCGAAGCTGAAGAGGACGAAGTCGGAGTAGTCGACGAGGCTGTTAGGATTGGTTTGTTCGCTTATGTGAAAGGACCCGGGTTGGAGCATCTCGAGCCAGAGGTACAACATCGTGAAGAAAAGGCCGATGAGGATGTACGCGCTTACCGCGCCCGATAGCTCGTCGACCGTAATCCGCCGGTAGCGGCTTATCCGCGATAGTACCGCGACGATGGCGAAGCCGTAGAAAGCGGCCCACCCCGGGACAATGACGACTTTCAGCGCCGGGTTTTTAAGGTATAGAATATCAAACCACGAAAGGCCCGCGAACAGCGAGAAGGCCGCGGCCACGGGTATGAATTCTTTCTTCTTTCGGCAGACGGCGTAAATCGCGAGCAAGAGCGCCGCCGTCTGGAATAGGTTGAAGACGCTGATGATGGCTGGTTTGTGGACGAAGAACGGATACGCGATCATAAGGGCGACCAGGACTATAAGCAGCCAGATGAGCCGGCCCTCGTGCCAGCGCTCGGGGTGGCGGGCTTTCGAAAAAATTCCGGTTTTCCGCGACGTTTTTCCCATTTCGCCTACGTGGCCGCCTTGGTATTTACGAACGCGACGGTTAAAGGGTTTACTTCGCCGCCTCCAGCAACAACTTCGCTACCTCGGGCCGGGTGAACTCGGGCCGCTTCGGCCGCTTCGATCATATGCCGCAACCGGATGCGATCGTCATCGCGCATATTGTTCTACCGCCGCTGCCAGGACCTCGTCCCGGAAGTATCGGCTTAAGTCCCCGGCTGTCCGCAAATCCGCTTTACGTCCAATTAATTCGGAAAGTTCCCGCTCCATACCGGCGAGTCTTATAAGACCCGGAACGTGTCCCGGTTCGAACTCAACCAGGAAGTCCACGTCGCTGTCGGGGCCGAAGTCCTGGGTCAACGCCGAGCCGAAGACCGAAAGGCTCGCGATGTGGTGCGTTCGGCAGAAAGCTGCGATTGGTTCTTGGGGTAATTCTATCATGACCGTACCCTCCGGAGGCCACGCTTTAATCCGCCGCTTTCGCCGCCTCCAGCAGCAGCTTCGCTATCTCGGGCCTAGTAAATTCCCGCGGTATTAGCCTTTATTGGCCGCGGCCTTAAGCGCCGTGATGAGCGGCGGGAGTTCTTCTTTTACCGTCCGCCAAACGATATCCAAGTTAACGTCGTGGTAAGCGTGTATCAACCAATTCCGCATGCCCACGATATCCGCCCACGGTACGGCCGATAGTTTTTTACGTACGTCCGGCGAGACTTTGTTCGCCGCCTCGCCTAGTACCTCTAACGCGCGTAAAACGGAGAAAGCGAGCATCTGGTCGGCACCGAAATCGTCTCGTGTTTTACCGGCCGTGAACTTGGTGGCCGCTTCGGCCGCTTCGATCATATGCCGCAACCGGATGCGATCGTCATCGCGCATATTGTTCTACAGCCGCTGCCATGACGTCGTCCCGGAAGTATCGGCTTAAGTCCCCGGCTGTCCGCAAATCCGCTTTACGTCCAATTAATTCGGAAAGCTCGCGCTCCATACCGGCGAGTCTTATAAGACCCGGAACGTGTCCCGGCTCGAACTCAACCAGGAAGTCCACGTCGCTGTCGGGGCCGAAGTCCTGGGTCAACGCCGAGCCGAAGACCGAAAGCCTCGCGATGTGGTGCGTTCGGCAGAAAGCTGCGATTGGTTCTTGGGGTAATTCTATCATGACCGTACCCTCCGGAGGCCGCGCTTTAATCCGCCGCTTTCGCCGCCTCCAGCAACAGCTTCGCTATCTCGGGCCGGGTGAATTCCACGGGCGGCAGCTTCCCTTCCCGCAGCATCTCGCGGACCTTCGTCCCCGAGAAGAAGACGTGGTCGTCCTTGCCGTGGGGGCAGGTTTTGGTGGAGGCCATGTTGCCGCACTTCGTGCACCAGAACGCGTGGTCGAAGAACAGGGGCGTTATCTCGAGTTTGGCCGGGTCGAACTCCTTGAATATATGATGGGCGTCGTACGTGCCGTAGTAGTCGCCGACGCCGGCGTGGTCGCGGCCTACGATGAAGTGTGTGCAGCCGTAGTTCTTGCGGACGATGGCGTGGAAGATAGCCTCCCGCGGCCCGGCGTAGCGCATCGCCGCCGGGTTGACTACCAGGCACACGCGGTCGGCGGCGTAATAGCCGTCCATCAGGGCTTTATAGCACTCCATCCGGACCTCGGCCGGAATGTCGTCGCTCTTGGTCGCCCCCACGATGGGGTGTATCATCAGGCCGTCGACGATTTCCATCGCGCACTTCTGCAGGTACTCGTGCGCGCGGTGGATGGGGTTGCGGGTTTGGAAGCCGACGACGGTATCCCAACCCTTCTCGTCGAACATCGCCCGGGTCTCGGCGGGTGACAGGCGGTACTCGAGGAAGCGGCGGTGGGGAATAGGCCGCGGCAGCGTTACCGGCCCGCCCAGCAAGACGTCGCACATGTTGAGCGTGGCCTTAACGCCCGGGTGGGCCTCGTCGTCGGTCCGGAAGACGGCGACGCAGCGTTCGCGCTTGTCGTACGTGTACTTCTCCTCCACCGTCATCACGGCCAGGACGTCGCCGCCCGGGCCGCCGGTCAGCGCGACCTCCTCGCCGAGCGCTATTTCGTCGGCGACCTCCGGGTCGACGCCCAACGTGATCGGTATGGTCCAGGGGAGGCCGCCCGCGAGGTGCATATCTTTGACGACGGCCCGGTAGTCGGCGCCGCTCATGAAGCCATCGAGGGGGCTAAGGCCGCCGTTGCCGATCATTTCCAGGTCCGAGGTGGTCCGCTCGTCGATGGCTACTTTTTTAAGGGCGGCGGCGTGCGCCAACAGCTCGCCGGCCCGCTCGGGCGGTACGATGCGGTTTATCAGCTTGCCGCCGTGGGGGGCGATGGTCATCGGAACCTCTCTTGTTTGATAAGGAGCGAAGTGTTTAAAATAATTCTTTAAATATAACATATCGGCCCTACCCGGTCAAGGAGACGCCTGCCGGCGGCGCTGTTCTCGTATTCGTTTTTAATATAGGACGACGATTTCCGGGTTAATTATAGGACCGCCCGATTACGGCGGTTTATTGTCGCAGCGCGGCCGATATGGTAGACTTGTTACAATAATCACCGCCGATAGTATATTCCCGTTCCGCTTACCGAGGAGTATTCGAATGTTGACCAAACGGGCTTTGGAATTATGGGCGTCGACGGCGTTGGCGCTTATCGCCGCCGGCTGCGTACCCACCCACGACGAGGCCGTCGCCATCATAGACGGCGAGCACGAGATCACGGCCGGCGACCTCGAATATTACTACGAGCGCGGTTTGGCCGTTGGCCAGTGGTCGGGCGAAGAGGACCTGGGGCAGACTTTGCGCGACATCCTGGAGGCCGCTATAGACGGCAGGGTCCTGGAGCTCGAGGCCGAGCAACGGGGTTACGCCGACGAGCCGGTTATCCAGAAGGACCTCGCCGCGGCGCGGAGCCTGGCGCTCCGCGACTACATGCGGCGGCGCATCGAAGACGCGGTCGTCGTAACGGACGCCGAGGTTCTGGATTTTTACCAAAAGAGCGGGAAGCGGCGGATGTATTCGTTCGTCGAGGCCGAGGACCCCGCCCGGGCGGAGGAAGCGTACCGGGCGCTCGAGGCCGGCCGGCTGTGGGAAGACGTGGTCGAGGAGTATTCCACGTTCCGGGGGTACACCGGCGAGGGCGGCGCGTGGGACGCACCGGTGGAGTACGCCGGCGACGAAGGGAGCGAAGCGCTGTTCGCGTTGGAGGTCGGCGAGTATACGCCGCCCATCGAGGATACCGGGGGCGTTACGTGGCACATCTACCGCTGCGACAAGGTAGTCCACGGCTCCGGCCTGAGTTTCGACGAGGCCAGGCGCGATATCGAGTACGCCGTCAAGGCGCGCAAGACGCGTGAACGGTTCGACAGCCTCGCGCGCGGGTGGCGCAAGGCGGCGCCCGTAAAACGCGACGACGAGTTGTGGCGGAAGGTATTCGAGGCGCCGTTCGCCGAGCTCAGGGCGGAGTACGCCGGCAAGGGCGCGGTCCTCTCGGACGCAGGGGGGGTGCCCGTTTACTTCGACGACGTCCTTTCTACGGTGGAGAAGTTCATGCTATTGCCGCCCGACGAGGTGGACCGGATGCGCGAGCTCAAGCCGTACCGCTACGAAGCGGTTTGGAACGACGCCCTGTCCCGATTCGAGGACGAAGCCCTTCTGGAATACCGGGCGTTGAAGGAGGGTGTCGATAACCTACCGTCCTTCCGCCGGGAGATGGCGGCGCGCCGCGGCGACATGCTGATAGATATCCTCTACCGAGAGCAGTTCCTATCCCGTGTCCCGGAGCCGTCGCCTGAGGAGGTCGAGGCGTTTTACGAACGGCACAAGGAGGACTTCTACACCCCCGAGCGGGTGGAGGTCTACCTCGTCGCCATGCCCGACCGCGTCGAGCTCGAAGGTTTCTACGAAGAGGTCGAAGCCGGCGCGGACCTCGTCGTCACCGGGGAAGCGCGGAACCGCGCGCGCGAAAAAGTGGCGCAAGAGCTTTATGAGCTCCCGCCGCCGGCTCCTCCCGAAGAACGGGAGTGGCTGGGCGTCGTCGCGATAACGGTGGACCCGGCGCAGGCCAACGCGCCGTCCGACCCGCCGTTTGCGGCCGAGCTCCGGCCCCGGGTGTTTCCGTTCGAGGGGCTCAACGTACTCAGCGACGTATTCCGATTGAGCGACGGCCGATGGGCGTTTTACGAGCCGATTTACCGCCAGCCGCCGCTGCGGCGCGGCCTCGACGACCCGGAAGTGGCGTTTTATTGCGGCAAAGCCGTCTTCGAAGAAACCGTCAAGTCTCCCGAAACGTCCGCGGCGGCGGAGGAGTGGATACGTTCGCTGCGCGCGCGGCACAAGGTAACCGTCGACGACGCGGCGTTGGCGCGGGTCGCCGCGGCGCTGCGCCGGCGTTCGCGGCCTTAGGCCGGAAGGCTTTTACGCAAATGAAAAAGGCCCCGCGGATGCGGGGCTTTTTACCCGGAAGGCTTTCCTAGCGGTAGAGCGACTTCACTTTACCCAGGCTGACGGGGACGACGACGGCGGCGCCGCGGGCTTCGACGTCGAATTGCGTCGCGTACATGCCGTCGTTGGTATACCAGCAGCCCCATACCGCCGCGCCGTAGACGCCCGGTTTGGAGGAATCGCCGTAGGCGAGGCCGTTGCCGTTGTTCGCCGGGACGGTCCAGGTCCGGATGAGCAACCCCCCCGGGAACGTCGTCATGCACATCGGTTGCCTGGCCGTCCAAGAGCAAGCTACCAGGTACGGGCCTTTCCCGTTGTTACCGCGGTGGGCGTACGCCGCGCCGCCGACGGTAGTTATGACGCCGGGCCAACCGGCGCAGGTCCACCGGCCGGCTCCCGCGCCCGCGGTCGTATAACGATTGAACTTGCCGACGTCGGAGGAACCGTTGACGTAGTAATAATTCCCGTCCCAAAAGCAGTTCAAGGGGTAGGGCGACCCTCCGACCGAAAACTTCGTTACGGGCGAACCGCCCGTGGTTCGGAAGACGTAGAGCTTTCGGGCGTCGGCGTCGACCACCGACAGGTATCCGAACCCGAGGTGCGCCGGGTCCGCGCCGCGGGGTTTCAACGTCCCGTTCAAAGCGAACGAACTTACGCGTGCGCCGCCGGGGGTGAAGCGATAGAGGTAGTCCGTACCGGAGGTGTACATAGCGCCGTACACGTACGACGGGTCGCGGTAGACGCCGAGCGCGAACGGTTCGGCAAGCGGCGACATCTTGAACGAGCTGATTACCGAGCCGATGCCGTCGGCGGGAGGCGCGGCGGCCGAGGGCGTCCCGCCGCCGCTCAACGCCACGGGCGGCCCGGCGTAAACCGCGCTTGCCAGAAACGCGGTAACGCCTATGTAAACTAATCCCTTCACACTAAGAACTCCTTTCGGCCGTAATTTTAACGAACTCTCCGTACGTAATAACCTTCGGACTAAGCCGCGCTTCGTATCGTGCGTCGGCGCCCGTTTATTTCGATTCGGTGCCGGCCGCGGCGTCTCCGTTCACGCCGGCAAATGCCCCACCCGTCGCTACTACCGCTAGCGCTAAGTATTTTAATTTGTTCATCGTCCCTCCAATTGTTCGAAAAATTTATATCGCCTTAGCGATTGCATTTTATCACGGCCCCGTATTTTTTTAATAAATAAAAATGCGCCGCACAAAACCGAAGCTGAGTTGTATGTGGTCCCCGGGTAAACCTTGATTCGTGAGGAAATTATGTGTTATATTAACCTCTGATTTTTTACCCGTCGCGACATCCGCGGCCTTCAAGGGGTGAGCTGGTGGAAAAATTAAATTTTTGCGTTATTTTCGCGGTGGCGGCGTTTTTGGCGGCCGCCGGGCCTTGCCTCGCCGTCGTGAACGACGCCGTCGCCACCGTCGACGGCGTACCGGCCGTTACCGTAGCCGACTTGATTTATTTTTACCGAATAAAGGCCGGCGAGATGCCCTCTACCGGGAACGACGTCGAAGCGAGGGCGAGGGACATCCTGGAGAAACTGATTACGGCGGAAATTTTGGAGATCGAGGCGGCCGCCCGCGGTTACGACCGCGACGCCTCGCTTGCCGCCAACCTCGACGCTTTCCGGAGTTCGGCCCTCCGCGAAAAAATGTGGCGGCGGGCGGAAGCGGGCGTGACGGTTACGGAAGACGAGGTCGTCGATTTTTATGACAAAAACACTAAATGGCGCATGTATTCTTTCTTCGAATCGGATGAGCCGGAAACCGCGGCCGAGGCCTATGAGGAGTTGAAAGCCGGCGTACCGTGGGAAGAGGTAGTCCGAAAATATTCGGCCGACGAGTATATCGCGGAGACCGGCGGGGCTTGCGAGATGCCGTTACCGTATACGGGGGATAATGCAAGCCGCGCCGTTTACGACACGCCGGCCGGTTCCTTTACGCCGGTGGTTGAGGACGAGAGCGGTTTGAAGTGGCGCATCTTCCGCGTCGACAAGGTGGTCCACGGACAGCGGGGTACGCTCGCGGAAAGGGAGGAGGAGATAAGGACCGCGGTCGGAAAGAGGAAGGCCGGAGTCGCGTTCGAGGCCGGCGCGGCGGAATGGCGCGAGGCCACGCCG includes these proteins:
- a CDS encoding ion channel, giving the protein MGKTSRKTGIFSKARHPERWHEGRLIWLLIVLVALMIAYPFFVHKPAIISVFNLFQTAALLLAIYAVCRKKKEFIPVAAAFSLFAGLSWFDILYLKNPALKVVIVPGWAAFYGFAIVAVLSRISRYRRITVDELSGAVSAYILIGLFFTMLYLWLEMLQPGSFHISEQTNPNSLVDYSDFVLFSFATLTTLGYGNITPLTHFAQVLAVFESVIGVLYVAVLVGGLVGTLIAERLEEKRHGHENDADKEPDGVEDE
- a CDS encoding nucleotidyltransferase family protein, yielding MIELPQEPIAAFCRTHHIARLSVFGSALTQDFGPDSDVDFLVEFEPGHVPGLIRLAGMERELSELIGRKADLRTAGDLSRYFRDDVMAAAVEQYAR
- a CDS encoding nucleotidyltransferase domain-containing protein, with translation MITAVHEKRKAALEAELARILPLLIHEYGAEKVIIFGSLATGEVGEWSDLDLVIIKETETKSMNRIDDVARLTRPRLAADVVVYSPAEFERMSEGRRFFREEVVAKGRVVYDAGMAAVV
- a CDS encoding nucleotidyltransferase family protein → MIELPQEPIAAFCRTHHIASLSVFGSALTQDFGPDSDVDFLVEFEPGHVPGLIRLAGMERELSELIGRKADLRTAGDLSRYFRDEVLAAAVEQYAR
- a CDS encoding peptidyl-prolyl cis-trans isomerase; the protein is MLTKRALELWASTALALIAAGCVPTHDEAVAIIDGEHEITAGDLEYYYERGLAVGQWSGEEDLGQTLRDILEAAIDGRVLELEAEQRGYADEPVIQKDLAAARSLALRDYMRRRIEDAVVVTDAEVLDFYQKSGKRRMYSFVEAEDPARAEEAYRALEAGRLWEDVVEEYSTFRGYTGEGGAWDAPVEYAGDEGSEALFALEVGEYTPPIEDTGGVTWHIYRCDKVVHGSGLSFDEARRDIEYAVKARKTRERFDSLARGWRKAAPVKRDDELWRKVFEAPFAELRAEYAGKGAVLSDAGGVPVYFDDVLSTVEKFMLLPPDEVDRMRELKPYRYEAVWNDALSRFEDEALLEYRALKEGVDNLPSFRREMAARRGDMLIDILYREQFLSRVPEPSPEEVEAFYERHKEDFYTPERVEVYLVAMPDRVELEGFYEEVEAGADLVVTGEARNRAREKVAQELYELPPPAPPEEREWLGVVAITVDPAQANAPSDPPFAAELRPRVFPFEGLNVLSDVFRLSDGRWAFYEPIYRQPPLRRGLDDPEVAFYCGKAVFEETVKSPETSAAAEEWIRSLRARHKVTVDDAALARVAAALRRRSRP
- a CDS encoding DUF86 domain-containing protein — encoded protein: MRDDDRIRLRHMIEAAEAATKFTAGKTRDDFGADQMLAFSVLRALEVLGEAANKVSPDVRKKLSAVPWADIVGMRNWLIHAYHDVNLDIVWRTVKEELPPLITALKAAANKG
- the sat gene encoding sulfate adenylyltransferase; translated protein: MTIAPHGGKLINRIVPPERAGELLAHAAALKKVAIDERTTSDLEMIGNGGLSPLDGFMSGADYRAVVKDMHLAGGLPWTIPITLGVDPEVADEIALGEEVALTGGPGGDVLAVMTVEEKYTYDKRERCVAVFRTDDEAHPGVKATLNMCDVLLGGPVTLPRPIPHRRFLEYRLSPAETRAMFDEKGWDTVVGFQTRNPIHRAHEYLQKCAMEIVDGLMIHPIVGATKSDDIPAEVRMECYKALMDGYYAADRVCLVVNPAAMRYAGPREAIFHAIVRKNYGCTHFIVGRDHAGVGDYYGTYDAHHIFKEFDPAKLEITPLFFDHAFWCTKCGNMASTKTCPHGKDDHVFFSGTKVREMLREGKLPPVEFTRPEIAKLLLEAAKAAD